The Pyramidobacter porci genome window below encodes:
- a CDS encoding LysR family transcriptional regulator: MELLQLQYFIKLAQRQHLTQTAKELMISASSLSATIRKLEKELNVELFERKGRNIRLSASGKTFYKYISQAQALFDTAVAEAQRSRQSQTLLIFVENTHIWAETFLDFKNKFTNIQLNITPLVDFGQLTEPFDFYLGNVYNVTDNKFKYHILFKPEKYYVLMSSGHRLAKRESVSLNDLKDETFFQYYKKANPRKYQHSLTIFRDNGINQPKILESDEILRYDLIRAQKCVFITTNVGLGANFSRLEGLTAVPFTSLIREPRTQVIAWNKAIELTNIRRTFYTFIVNAALSLEKKFHIDSFKPLVFPNSSS; the protein is encoded by the coding sequence ATGGAGCTACTTCAGCTACAATATTTCATTAAATTAGCGCAAAGGCAACATTTGACCCAGACTGCGAAAGAACTCATGATCTCAGCCTCCTCTCTCAGCGCCACAATCAGAAAGCTGGAAAAAGAGCTAAATGTCGAGCTTTTTGAGCGTAAGGGGCGCAACATCCGCTTAAGTGCCAGCGGTAAAACTTTTTATAAATATATCAGTCAAGCTCAGGCTTTGTTTGACACTGCAGTAGCGGAAGCACAGCGCAGCCGCCAATCGCAAACGCTGCTGATCTTTGTAGAAAATACGCATATCTGGGCAGAGACTTTCCTTGACTTCAAAAACAAATTCACAAATATTCAACTTAATATTACTCCGCTTGTCGACTTTGGCCAATTAACAGAGCCTTTTGACTTTTATCTAGGGAATGTATATAACGTCACCGATAACAAATTTAAATACCACATTTTATTCAAACCGGAGAAGTACTATGTCCTCATGAGCAGTGGTCATCGTCTTGCCAAGCGTGAAAGCGTCAGTCTCAATGATCTGAAAGATGAGACCTTTTTTCAGTATTACAAAAAAGCTAACCCACGTAAATACCAGCACTCACTCACGATTTTTCGAGACAATGGAATCAATCAGCCCAAGATTCTTGAAAGCGATGAAATACTACGATACGATCTGATTCGAGCTCAAAAATGTGTTTTTATTACGACGAACGTTGGGCTGGGTGCTAATTTCTCGCGTCTTGAAGGGCTTACCGCCGTTCCTTTTACCTCCCTCATTCGTGAACCTCGAACACAGGTTATTGCATGGAATAAAGCGATTGAACTGACGAACATTAGGCGCACTTTTTACACTTTTATCGTAAACGCAGCGCTATCCCTTGAGAAAAAATTTCACATCGACAGCTTCAAACCACTAGTCTTCCCCAATTCGTCAAGTTAG
- a CDS encoding APC family permease produces the protein MENNISKLTLSQLVWLATGQVVGAGVVTIVGAALGVTGYSAWFAYSAAVVMGLARIFPQIFFFSTEVVPGGIYGMVTRTCGRQYGGMITISSLVNWMARGTAVLSIGNYLAAMYPSQNRIVMAIAVWGVLTLANLFGVDVMAKIQSFATPCLLICLFTFSAVCCFQIQPGYLDFDSPKMFTNGLMGWLSAVVLLNYSTNGHSLVANFAPRAENPKRNIPLAMLITTGIIFLLYTAVGFASGAVLPLEKTANGTMTDTARAILPTFLYYMFMFGGPIFALLTTMNSGIMNSALPVLAGVKEGWLPKFLAKQNRFGAYWVAIIIIFVIGCLPICTGMSVKQITNSTLILSGFQNALIIMSGFIFPIKFAENWKRSWLHMPNSVYYVLMFISGCAQAYIIYKSVIDLNMQLAVINVCVLAAAVIYGIIRMRTTKITETDFV, from the coding sequence ATGGAGAATAATATCAGCAAACTTACCCTGTCTCAGCTGGTGTGGTTGGCGACGGGACAGGTGGTCGGCGCCGGCGTTGTTACAATTGTGGGGGCAGCCCTTGGCGTTACGGGATATTCGGCATGGTTCGCTTATTCTGCTGCAGTAGTTATGGGGCTTGCCCGAATCTTCCCGCAAATTTTCTTTTTCAGCACGGAGGTTGTTCCCGGCGGCATTTACGGAATGGTGACACGTACTTGTGGACGTCAGTACGGCGGCATGATTACCATCTCATCGCTGGTTAACTGGATGGCACGCGGTACAGCTGTCCTTTCCATAGGTAATTATTTGGCGGCCATGTATCCCTCGCAGAATCGCATCGTCATGGCTATTGCCGTATGGGGAGTACTGACATTGGCCAACCTTTTCGGTGTCGATGTGATGGCCAAGATTCAGTCATTTGCGACTCCCTGCTTGTTGATTTGCTTGTTTACATTCTCTGCTGTCTGCTGTTTCCAAATTCAGCCCGGTTATCTGGATTTTGATAGTCCAAAGATGTTTACCAATGGCTTGATGGGCTGGCTTTCAGCGGTTGTGTTACTCAACTACTCAACTAACGGACATTCGCTGGTCGCAAATTTCGCGCCACGGGCGGAAAACCCCAAAAGGAACATTCCGCTTGCCATGCTCATTACGACGGGTATTATCTTTCTACTTTATACCGCCGTAGGATTCGCATCAGGCGCCGTGCTTCCTCTTGAAAAAACAGCCAACGGTACTATGACTGATACCGCCAGGGCCATATTACCGACGTTCTTGTATTATATGTTCATGTTTGGCGGTCCCATTTTTGCTCTACTGACAACGATGAATTCTGGCATCATGAACTCTGCTCTGCCTGTTCTGGCAGGTGTCAAAGAAGGCTGGCTGCCGAAGTTTTTAGCAAAACAGAACCGCTTTGGCGCGTATTGGGTCGCGATTATAATTATTTTTGTTATCGGTTGCTTGCCTATCTGTACGGGGATGAGCGTTAAACAGATTACCAACTCAACATTGATTCTCAGCGGTTTCCAGAATGCTCTGATAATTATGTCGGGATTTATCTTCCCCATAAAATTTGCAGAGAATTGGAAGAGGTCTTGGCTGCATATGCCAAATTCTGTCTATTATGTTTTGATGTTTATCAGCGGCTGCGCTCAGGCATATATTATTTACAAGTCCGTTATCGATCTTAATATGCAATTGGCCGTCATCAATGTATGCGTTCTTGCTGCAGCTGTTATCTACGGTATCATTCGCATGCGTACCACAAAGATTACTGAAACGGATTTTGTATGA
- a CDS encoding mandelate racemase/muconate lactonizing enzyme family protein encodes MKITSMKVFLTEYDRSKTPEFPKKSKVVGVRIFTDEGIYGDGEVAGIHATYAAYGMIRDLWPLIVGQDPFSNEVLWDHMMLRTFWGQNGGAFWYSGVSAIDIALWDIKSKALKMPLHKLLGGKRRNKVRCYASQLQFGWGEYDSPAVTVEDYVERAKLALADGYDAIKIDFLNWDDKGNILREDGRLGLLSPYYVNMYSERVHAVRDAIGPNVDLIIENHAGTNTQSAIQLAAAVQDCNIYYFEEPNTPVFYNNKNVKDNIKMPISHGERIFGRWEYLPYFLNKSVQVIQPDLGNAGGITETKRVCDLAYVFDIGVQIHTCASHLLTPPSVQIEACLNNFVIHEQHVRSKNPTNMELTDKIIMPKNGYLEVSDDPGLGIEWSEKALASPEQYTLEA; translated from the coding sequence ATGAAAATTACGAGTATGAAGGTCTTTCTAACAGAATATGATCGTTCCAAAACTCCGGAATTCCCTAAGAAAAGTAAGGTTGTTGGCGTCCGTATTTTTACCGACGAGGGGATTTACGGCGATGGTGAAGTCGCCGGCATTCACGCAACGTATGCGGCCTATGGAATGATTCGCGATCTGTGGCCTCTGATCGTGGGGCAAGATCCTTTTTCCAACGAAGTCCTTTGGGATCACATGATGCTTCGCACCTTTTGGGGGCAGAACGGCGGCGCTTTTTGGTACAGCGGCGTAAGCGCCATCGACATCGCGCTGTGGGATATCAAAAGCAAAGCACTGAAGATGCCCCTGCATAAGTTGCTGGGGGGCAAGCGTCGTAACAAGGTTCGCTGCTACGCAAGCCAGCTGCAATTTGGCTGGGGAGAGTACGACTCGCCCGCCGTCACGGTGGAAGACTATGTCGAGCGCGCTAAATTGGCACTTGCTGATGGTTACGATGCCATCAAGATTGACTTCTTGAACTGGGACGATAAAGGTAATATTCTTCGCGAAGACGGTCGTCTCGGTCTTCTGTCTCCTTACTACGTCAATATGTATTCCGAACGCGTTCACGCGGTTCGAGATGCTATCGGTCCCAATGTCGATCTGATCATTGAGAACCATGCCGGTACCAACACACAATCGGCTATCCAACTGGCTGCGGCTGTCCAAGATTGCAATATATACTACTTCGAAGAGCCCAATACGCCTGTGTTCTACAACAACAAGAACGTTAAAGACAACATTAAAATGCCAATTTCGCATGGCGAACGCATCTTTGGCCGCTGGGAATATCTCCCCTATTTCCTGAACAAGTCGGTGCAGGTCATTCAACCTGACCTTGGTAACGCCGGAGGTATTACCGAGACAAAGCGCGTCTGTGACCTTGCCTACGTGTTTGATATTGGAGTTCAAATTCATACCTGCGCTTCGCATCTGCTTACGCCTCCGTCAGTACAGATCGAGGCCTGTCTGAATAACTTCGTTATCCATGAGCAGCACGTGCGCAGCAAGAATCCAACCAACATGGAGTTGACCGACAAGATCATCATGCCCAAAAACGGTTACTTAGAAGTTTCCGATGACCCCGGACTTGGTATCGAATGGTCTGAAAAAGCGCTCGCTAGCCCCGAACAATATACCTTGGAAGCATGA
- the aroQ gene encoding type II 3-dehydroquinate dehydratase gives MKILVVNGPNMNMLGVREPGIYGRATLADLEKMIRAHCAAAGADVEFFQSNHEGAIVDRIQEAYGNVDGIVINPAAYTHTSVAIPDALRAVGIPAVEVHVSDIQSREDFRRHSYTREACVAQIAGRGLKGYLDAVDLLLNRNRG, from the coding sequence ATGAAGATCCTCGTCGTCAACGGCCCCAACATGAACATGCTCGGCGTGCGCGAGCCGGGAATCTACGGCCGCGCCACGCTGGCCGACCTGGAGAAAATGATCCGCGCCCACTGCGCCGCCGCCGGCGCGGACGTGGAATTCTTCCAGAGCAACCACGAGGGCGCGATCGTCGACCGCATCCAGGAAGCCTATGGGAACGTCGACGGCATCGTCATCAATCCTGCCGCCTACACCCATACCAGCGTTGCCATTCCCGACGCGCTGCGCGCCGTGGGCATCCCCGCCGTCGAAGTCCACGTCAGCGACATCCAGTCGCGCGAGGATTTCCGCCGCCATTCCTACACCCGCGAAGCCTGCGTCGCCCAGATCGCCGGGCGCGGCCTGAAAGGCTACCTCGACGCCGTCGACCTGCTGCTGAACCGGAATCGGGGATAA
- a CDS encoding shikimate kinase: MGRFGLIGRALGHSFSPAIHALIGDYEYKLYPLEPEALDGFLRASDGDGFNVTIPYKIDAMRSCRELSERARAIGCVNTVTRLPDGEWRGDNTDWDGFLHLLGEDAERLRGRPALVLGNGGASRTVRAVLASCGIPFAVISRSGDDTYATLERHADAELIVNTTPVGMYPKNGASPVDLRLFPRCRLVLDVIYNPLRTALLLQAEELGLPARGGLAMLAAQAVRAGELFLGRELPATLADRITAAIARRTGNVALIGMPGCGKTTTARALGRLTGRPVRDIDQLIEASEGRPIAEIFARRGETAFRRLETEALAGVSKESGIVIATGGGVVTQPRNRPLLRQNGVCVWLDRPGELPVDGRPLSQSVGVEELRRRRLPLYRAWADLTVSASSAQDAAAKIKEALQL, encoded by the coding sequence ATGGGGCGCTTCGGCCTGATCGGCCGCGCGCTCGGCCACAGTTTCTCGCCCGCTATCCACGCCCTGATCGGCGATTATGAGTACAAGCTCTATCCCCTGGAGCCGGAAGCGCTGGACGGCTTTCTGCGCGCAAGCGACGGCGATGGCTTCAACGTCACCATTCCCTACAAGATCGACGCGATGCGAAGCTGCCGCGAGCTGTCGGAGCGCGCCCGCGCCATCGGCTGCGTCAACACCGTGACGCGCCTGCCCGACGGGGAATGGCGCGGCGACAACACAGACTGGGACGGTTTTCTGCATCTGCTCGGGGAAGATGCGGAACGCCTGCGCGGCCGTCCCGCGCTCGTGCTGGGCAACGGCGGCGCTTCGCGCACCGTGCGCGCTGTGCTGGCAAGCTGCGGCATTCCCTTCGCCGTGATCTCGCGCTCGGGGGACGATACCTATGCCACCCTCGAACGACACGCCGACGCCGAACTGATCGTCAACACGACGCCCGTGGGAATGTACCCGAAAAACGGCGCCTCCCCCGTGGACCTGCGGCTCTTTCCCAGATGCCGGCTCGTGCTCGACGTGATCTACAACCCTCTGCGCACGGCGCTGCTCCTTCAGGCCGAAGAGCTCGGCCTCCCCGCGCGCGGCGGCTTGGCGATGCTGGCTGCCCAGGCCGTGCGCGCCGGCGAACTGTTCCTCGGCCGCGAACTGCCCGCGACACTGGCAGACCGCATCACCGCAGCCATCGCCCGCCGTACCGGCAACGTCGCGCTCATCGGCATGCCCGGCTGCGGCAAGACCACAACGGCGCGGGCGCTCGGCCGGCTGACGGGGCGCCCCGTGCGCGACATCGATCAGCTGATCGAGGCGAGCGAAGGCCGTCCGATCGCCGAAATCTTCGCGCGACGCGGCGAAACCGCCTTCCGCAGGCTCGAGACCGAAGCGCTGGCCGGCGTCTCCAAGGAGAGCGGCATCGTCATCGCCACCGGCGGCGGCGTGGTCACGCAGCCGCGCAACCGTCCGCTGCTTCGTCAGAACGGCGTCTGCGTTTGGCTTGACCGCCCTGGCGAACTGCCCGTCGACGGACGGCCCCTGTCGCAGTCCGTCGGCGTGGAAGAACTGCGCCGCCGGCGTCTGCCGCTGTACCGCGCCTGGGCCGACCTGACCGTTTCCGCGTCGTCGGCGCAGGATGCCGCCGCAAAAATCAAGGAGGCTTTGCAGCTATGA
- a CDS encoding bifunctional chorismate mutase/prephenate dehydratase: MDMKDLRTQIDEIDRGLVDLITRRFAVVRDIAAYKAKNNIPIHDPARERQKLNDLADSVGEELAPSMDALFSLIFDLSRSEQHRIIAGGSPLKQQISLALANTPAQFPVRSAVACQGVEGANSQMACERIFPSGSIMYFQYFENVFSAVEQGLCRYGVLPIENSTAGSVNRIYDLMMEHSCYIVRSCRVKIDHCLLANPGVSIGDIKEIISHEQALAQSQSFLKSLGVKVTPVKNTAVAAQMVRESGRKDLAALSSRSCAELYGLDCLKASVQDAGSNFTRFICIAKDLEIYPGANRTSLMMVLPHKRGSLSHVLSRFKALDINLLKLESRPLANSDFEFMFYFDLDSSVYNDSFLRVFDDLQGAVTTLKYLGSYSEVV; this comes from the coding sequence ATGGACATGAAAGATCTTCGCACTCAAATCGACGAGATCGACCGCGGCCTGGTCGACCTGATCACGCGACGCTTCGCCGTCGTGCGCGATATCGCCGCCTACAAGGCCAAAAACAACATTCCCATCCACGATCCCGCCCGCGAACGTCAGAAGCTCAACGATCTGGCCGATTCGGTCGGCGAAGAGCTGGCGCCGTCCATGGACGCGCTGTTCTCGCTGATCTTCGACCTGAGCCGTTCCGAGCAGCACCGCATCATCGCCGGCGGCTCGCCGCTCAAACAGCAGATCTCGCTGGCGCTGGCCAATACGCCGGCGCAGTTTCCCGTCCGTTCTGCGGTCGCCTGCCAGGGCGTGGAAGGGGCCAATTCGCAGATGGCCTGCGAGCGCATTTTCCCCTCGGGCAGCATCATGTACTTTCAGTACTTCGAAAACGTCTTCTCCGCCGTCGAGCAGGGGCTGTGCCGCTACGGCGTGCTGCCCATCGAGAACAGCACGGCCGGCTCGGTGAACCGCATCTACGATCTGATGATGGAGCACAGCTGCTACATCGTGCGCAGCTGCCGCGTCAAGATCGACCACTGCCTGCTTGCCAATCCCGGCGTTTCCATCGGCGACATCAAAGAGATCATCTCTCACGAGCAGGCGCTGGCGCAGAGCCAGAGCTTCCTCAAGTCGCTGGGGGTCAAGGTCACGCCCGTCAAGAACACGGCCGTCGCCGCGCAGATGGTGCGCGAGTCGGGGCGCAAAGATCTGGCGGCGCTGTCGTCGCGCAGCTGCGCCGAACTCTATGGTCTGGATTGCCTCAAAGCTTCCGTGCAGGACGCTGGCAGCAACTTCACGCGCTTCATCTGCATCGCCAAAGATCTGGAGATCTATCCCGGCGCCAACCGCACCAGCCTGATGATGGTGCTGCCGCACAAGCGCGGCTCGCTGTCGCACGTGCTGTCTCGTTTCAAGGCCCTGGACATCAATCTGCTCAAACTGGAGAGCCGGCCGCTGGCCAACAGCGATTTCGAATTCATGTTCTATTTCGACCTCGACTCCTCCGTCTATAACGATTCCTTCCTGCGCGTCTTCGACGACCTGCAGGGCGCCGTCACCACGCTCAAATATCTGGGCAGCTACTCCGAGGTGGTGTAA